Proteins encoded by one window of Puniceicoccaceae bacterium:
- a CDS encoding mechanosensitive ion channel family protein, translating to SSVVKRNANDHAALLIKKLIIYTGSVVLVATILVELGFNLSAILGAAGIVSVAVGFAAQTSLSNIISGVFLYWEKPFQVGDVIRIGTTTGTVISIDLLSVKLRSFENQMIRIPNETIIKSESTTVTRFPIRRLTLPISVSYGSDVQQVMDALKEIADQNPHCLDEPEPLIVFDKFGESSLDFIFGPWVEKSEFLALKNSIMRDIKTHFDAKGIEIPFPQRVLHIQSQGNDAPPTTRI from the coding sequence CATCGAGTGTAGTGAAACGCAATGCAAATGATCATGCGGCACTGCTCATCAAAAAGCTCATCATCTACACGGGTTCTGTCGTTCTGGTTGCCACAATCCTCGTCGAGCTTGGCTTCAACCTTTCGGCGATCCTTGGAGCAGCCGGTATTGTGTCCGTCGCGGTCGGATTTGCCGCTCAAACCAGCCTGTCTAACATCATTAGTGGTGTCTTTCTTTACTGGGAAAAACCTTTTCAGGTCGGGGATGTGATCCGGATCGGGACGACCACAGGTACCGTGATTTCCATCGATCTGCTATCCGTAAAGCTTCGGTCCTTTGAGAACCAGATGATTCGCATTCCCAATGAAACGATCATCAAATCCGAATCCACCACCGTCACACGCTTCCCCATCCGACGCCTCACCCTCCCGATTTCAGTTTCCTATGGAAGCGACGTGCAACAGGTGATGGACGCATTGAAGGAAATCGCCGACCAAAACCCACATTGCCTCGACGAACCGGAACCCCTCATCGTCTTTGACAAATTTGGGGAATCCTCCCTTGATTTCATTTTTGGTCCCTGGGTCGAAAAATCAGAATTTCTCGCACTCAAAAACAGCATCATGAGGGACATCAAGACTCATTTTGATGCCAAAGGAATTGAGATTCCATTTCCTCAGCGTGTGCTGCACATACAATCTCAGGGCAATGATGCCCCTCCCACTACCCGGATTTGA
- the dusB gene encoding tRNA dihydrouridine synthase DusB, which translates to MTTELLPWSETGAFPLYLAPMAGYTDIVYRQLCKEEGADILVSEFVMSDAVILDHPKVWETLDFTEAQRPMGIQIFGYDFSAMAQAAQIIEARSAPDFIDLNFGCPSEKVTCQQAGASLLKEPSRLIQMAQAVVKAVPNTPVTAKIRLGWDAANLVAHDIAKGLEQVGVRALTIHGRTKVQGYSGEADWDHIRSVAESVDLPVIGNGSIQNSAQVYALQHHSRVRGVMIGRAALGYPWIFREIKEHLRTGERPPPPSLELRWQTLLRYANLLAARKMRQHEEGSITWMRSKLLKLTKDMPGCKKLRAEMNHIQKLEDIAPIAERHLERYRGLVLEHKDFNQHNGPAS; encoded by the coding sequence ATGACAACGGAGCTGCTTCCATGGTCTGAAACTGGAGCATTCCCGCTCTACCTCGCACCGATGGCTGGTTACACGGATATCGTCTATCGGCAGCTCTGCAAGGAGGAAGGTGCCGACATCCTGGTCAGCGAGTTTGTCATGAGTGATGCCGTCATTCTGGATCACCCCAAAGTATGGGAAACTCTTGATTTCACCGAAGCACAGCGACCGATGGGAATCCAGATATTCGGATATGATTTCAGCGCAATGGCTCAGGCGGCACAGATCATCGAGGCTCGTTCTGCACCGGATTTCATCGACCTGAACTTTGGCTGCCCATCCGAAAAAGTAACCTGCCAGCAGGCAGGCGCATCACTGTTGAAAGAACCCTCGCGCCTGATTCAGATGGCACAGGCTGTGGTCAAGGCGGTTCCCAACACTCCGGTTACCGCAAAAATCCGCCTCGGATGGGATGCGGCAAACCTGGTGGCTCACGACATCGCAAAGGGCCTTGAACAGGTGGGCGTGCGCGCACTCACCATTCACGGTCGAACGAAGGTGCAGGGATATTCCGGTGAAGCGGACTGGGATCACATTCGCAGTGTTGCGGAATCTGTCGACCTTCCTGTCATCGGCAATGGAAGCATTCAAAATTCCGCACAGGTGTATGCCCTTCAACACCACAGCCGAGTTCGGGGTGTCATGATCGGCCGGGCAGCTCTCGGCTACCCCTGGATCTTCCGGGAAATCAAGGAACACCTTCGCACGGGTGAGCGCCCGCCCCCACCCTCGCTCGAGCTGCGATGGCAAACACTACTGCGATATGCAAACCTGTTGGCAGCTCGCAAGATGCGCCAACATGAAGAAGGATCGATCACCTGGATGCGGTCAAAGCTGCTCAAACTCACCAAAGACATGCCCGGCTGTAAAAAACTCCGCGCAGAGATGAATCACATCCAGAAACTCGAAGACATCGCACCCATTGCAGAGCGACACCTTGAGCGCTACCGTGGACTGGTGCTGGAGCACAAGGACTTCAACCAACACAACGGACCTGCTTCCTAA